From a single bacterium genomic region:
- a CDS encoding YajQ family cyclic di-GMP-binding protein codes for MAQNFSFDIVSKVELHEVANAINQAMKEISQRFDFRGTKAEITFNQKDQVMVLIAESNIQLQNVTDILHARLAKRNVPHKALVYGKVEDAFGGSLRQEIKLQSGIETEKCKEIVKIIKELKLKVQATIQENQVRVTGAKKDDLQEVMQILKGKDLPFHLEFANFR; via the coding sequence AATTGCATGAGGTTGCCAACGCAATCAATCAGGCAATGAAGGAAATCTCGCAAAGATTTGATTTTCGCGGCACTAAAGCGGAAATCACGTTCAACCAGAAAGACCAGGTAATGGTGTTGATTGCAGAAAGCAATATTCAACTTCAAAATGTGACAGACATCTTACATGCACGACTTGCAAAGCGAAATGTTCCGCATAAGGCATTGGTCTACGGTAAGGTTGAAGATGCTTTTGGCGGCAGTCTGCGGCAGGAAATCAAACTTCAGTCCGGAATTGAAACCGAGAAATGCAAAGAGATAGTCAAGATCATCAAGGAACTGAAGCTGAAAGTCCAGGCGACAATTCAGGAAAACCAGGTACGGGTAACTGGCGCCAAGAAGGACGATTTACAGGAAGTGATGCAAATTCTTAAGGGTAAGGATTTACCGTTTCATCTCGAGTTTGCCAACTTCCGTTAG